GCTCGCAGCGGCCGGGGTCGAGCCGGGCGAGGTGCGCCGGGTGTTCGTCACGCACATTCACCTCGATCACGCCGGAGGGGTGGGCGCGCTCGTGGACAAGCTGCCCGGCGCTACCTTCTACGCGCACGAGCTCGGCGTCCCGCATCTCGTCGACCCGACCCGCCTCATCGCGAGCGCGCGGCGGGCCTGGGGGGTCGCGGCGGATCCGCTGTGGGGTCCCATCGTCCCCGTTGCGCCGGGCCGGATCGTGGCCCTCCGCGGCGGGGAGTCGTTTCCGGTGACCGGGGGGGAGTTCCGGATTATTGCCACTCCAGGCCACGCCCGCCACCACCTCGCATTCTTCGACTCGGGGACTCGGGCGGTCTTTACCGGTGACGGCGCCGGGGTCCGACTCGAAGGGAGTTGGCGTGCACGCCCCGCGATCCCTCCGCCGGACCTCGATCTCGACCAGCTCTATTCGAGCGTCGAGGAGATGCGCCGGCTCGATCCGGCGATCGTGCTCTACAGCCACTTCGGTCCCGCTCCGGGGGGCCCGAAGGACCTCGCCGAGTACCGAGGCATCGTCCAGGAGTGGCGGGACGTGGCCCTGGAGGCCGCGCGCGAGAGCCCGGACGCGGAGTTCGTCGCAGCGCGTCTGCGGGCGCACGAGGAAGCCCGTCTCGCGTCGTCCGGGTCCGCCGCGGGCGCGAACGGGCACTCCGATCTGGTCTCGGGCTACTCGCTCGCCGCCCTCGGCCTGCTGCGCTACTTCGAGGTGCACGGGGAGATCGGGAGGCGGGGGGCCTGACCGCGGCGCTCGCTCCGCTCGATCGAAGGAACGCTGCAGCGGCCCTGTTCAT
Above is a genomic segment from Thermoplasmata archaeon containing:
- a CDS encoding MBL fold metallo-hydrolase — its product is MSAPTVLELGKNRRMIDLDFRDTEGLVAAYLLPQEGGWTLVETGPTTCREFLLKGLAAAGVEPGEVRRVFVTHIHLDHAGGVGALVDKLPGATFYAHELGVPHLVDPTRLIASARRAWGVAADPLWGPIVPVAPGRIVALRGGESFPVTGGEFRIIATPGHARHHLAFFDSGTRAVFTGDGAGVRLEGSWRARPAIPPPDLDLDQLYSSVEEMRRLDPAIVLYSHFGPAPGGPKDLAEYRGIVQEWRDVALEAARESPDAEFVAARLRAHEEARLASSGSAAGANGHSDLVSGYSLAALGLLRYFEVHGEIGRRGA